The Lycium barbarum isolate Lr01 chromosome 11, ASM1917538v2, whole genome shotgun sequence genome contains the following window.
ttatacgaccacttatacggtctgtatatgggGGGTCTGTATAACATAACCCTTACAGAGAGGGGTGTtttcatggtgggattatacagtccacttatacggaccgtataatattatacggaccgtataatattatacggaccgtataagtggtccgtataagtccattcggcagatttttaatttttttataaatagatgacctttgttcttttatttcattttccacatttcctcaagtcttgagagctccaaacccttctccataTGTATTAAACttaaacccaagagaaaacaaagatcaaatagcaataTTTAAGGTGTTCATGTGTttgaaggctcactagggttaatagacttcaagaacaacttgagtattgaagctaggttTTCACTCAAGGTGATATATTTCTGCAAAGCCCATTCTTAtgatataaaaggttagttttcatgcttatttcatgttatcatgaatgcttggttgttgaacaacttccctagaagaagaaagtagaaaatgagatctaaatgtagtttttataaTGTTTTtggtagtaagctaacttgagtcatgattcataGTATGATATGGGTGTACTCTTGTTATAGGAGGCAACAATGATGATGACGAAGTGTTGCATGAAATTGTTAaatgggttggtgtgaagttgttgagATAAGTTGAATATGGGAATGAatttttgagacttaatggaatatgactacttgattatgacattgtgaatgttattatagttgtttgggagttgtttggcgatatggtggaagttgatgaaataggggaaatgctgtccaattttcattaactcatgaattattctagtttgaatttaagagtatcattaagtcttaactatggtatgaatccttctaaatgtagattttccaagcttcgatGGTgaagttaagtagttaagaagacaaagaggtatgtaaggctaacccttctttcattaaggcatgattcctttgctatataccctctcatgagttccataatgtcttccaaaggactctatctctaaaattactaaagctcatgatcttcgatactttcacgatgctattacctccctcatatgatagttgatcctctaaggatagatataacgAAAACAATGATGGTTATGatattgatgatacttatggactcttatgtatacgtgtctaagtatgtatggttattatgtaacaccgagcatATATGATCGGGTACGACATCTaccgcgcgcacaccactgcagttgggtacgtataacacagagccttggtagggccaggtacgtataacactgagccttggtagggccaggtacgtataacaccgagccttgtcatggccgggtatgtgaaacaccgaaccttttatggtcgggtacggtactaatatataagtaagcactgcaaatggaaggttcctattaggAACAAAAGGTCAGAAAACATGATGATTGtcgctagaggtacaaatggctctatcgTCACATGACTTTTATATTTTATATCATTTCTTATGCTTCTcttatgatattgattatgctttacatactcagtacattattcatactaacgtccttttgtttgtggacgctgtgtcatgcccacaggtggacggggagatagacttgattcGTAGACtacttgttcagagactgcattAGATGAGCTCCTTTTGATCCGTAGCAGCTGCTGTTGGTattgttcttttgtgtacatacctatgggcatggcggggccctgtccagtctatacgatgttacatactctctttagaggctcgtacacAGTTGTTCATAGTTAGATATCTTTTAGCCTTGTctgctcatattttgtatattattttgttagcctcgtcggcttgtgtatatggatatgggcatagttgttgataatGACATAAATGTGTCATTACctaatgagattagtattattgaggtatagaaatgatatgtaggccacgtggctcacctagaggtgaacatgaatgtacgataagaggtgcccgggtgggttagcaccgggtgcccaggtgggttagcaccgggtacccatcatggcccttcggttgggttgtgacacatATTTATGCAAGGGGAGGTCAAATGCGCAATTTTAACAAATACCCATATTTTAAAGCTGTCATTTAATCGACATTTCAAATATAGCCTCATTGAATCTAACTAATCAATTAAAACCCAATTTTGCGGATTATGACCTAATTGACTTAAATCATGGAAACTGATTTTCAATTAACGTCATACTTAAACTAGCaactaattatttcaattatggccacttCTAGCCATGCAACAAACAATTGATGGATTTCAACCACAATTAAACACTTAATTAATTATCATAAATACTAATTTAGGCattgaggggtaaaaatgattAATTCGTTCAATGTTTCAAATTCCTTggattaaacagagtaaaatgctAGCTAattgatttttgaaaatttaaacaattaattaagcaattattttaaattatttcctTGATTAAATTTAGCAAACATATCCTATTTGTCgcaaaatatgtaaattaattttaccaaatgatcatggaaaaatattatctaaataattttataaaatcattttgacttctaaaaatatatatttcactccgtttaatatccaaggactctgggtaattaaactAAATTATGGGAGGtgaaaaattaggtgtcaacagctcaCATATTACCCATCAAAGAAGGTTTTGCTCTGGCCAAGCAAAATACCCGAACATTTAAACCggacatgagtatcaggataaaagATGAAGTAGAAAAACAAATCGAATCCGGAACAGTGGAGGTgacgtcctaccccacttggTTGGCCAACATAGTACCGGTACCCAAGAAGGATGAGAAAATCCGAATATATGTGGACTATCGGCACCTTAACCGGGCAAGTCCAAAAGATAACTTTACCCTTCTAAACATCAACATTCTCATAGACAACTGTGCCAAGCATGGACTATAGTCGTTCATGGATTGTTTCGCCAGATACCATCAGATACTCATGAGTGAAGAAGACGCTGAAAAAACAGCTTCCATCACTCCTTGGGGAATCTACTAATGTCGTTTCGTCTTAAAAATGCTGACGCCACATACACGAGAGCAatgactaccctgttccatgatatgatgcatcgagagattgaagtctacGTGGATGATGTTATCATAAAGTCGAGAGAAAGTTCAGAGCATACCACGCGCTTGCGTAGGTTCTTCGATAGACTTCGCAAGTTTAATCTGAAGTTAAACCCCGCGAAGTGTGCATTTGATTTCCAGCGGGTAAACTTTTagggttcatagtcagccgaaAAGGCGTTGAACTAGACTCTACAAAAATCAAAGCAATCCTGGAACTGCCGCCTCCTAAAACTAAGAgagaagtcatgagtttcttgggaaggCTGAATTACATCGGACGATTCATAGCCTAGTCAACTGTGATTATGGAACCAGTTCTCAAActgctcaagaaagacgctcccacaaaGTGGACAGAGGAATGCCAAGAGGCGTTCGACAAAATCAATAATTACTTTTCCAATTCTCCCGTCTTAGTACCACCCAGGCCAGGGAGCCCACTGCTGCTGTACCTATCCATATCAGAGAACGCTTTCAGGTGTATGCTAGCCCAACATGACGAAGAAGGCAAGAAGGAACATGCCATTTATtatctgagcaagaagttcacattaTGCGAATCcagatacacattcgtagagaaaaCATGTTGCGCCCAGACGTGGATCACCCAAAAGTTGAGGCATTACTTGTTAGTGTTTACCACTCAGCTCATCTCCAAAACGAATCCATTATGGTATATCTTTCGGCAACCGATGCCGGTTGGAAAGCTAGCCAAATGGCAGATGCTACTAAGCAAATGCGACATTGTGTACGCAACACAGAAGGCAGTTAAAGGACAGACATTGGCCGACCTGCTGGCAGAAAGTCTCATCGACAACGAACTCAAAccattacggactttcttccTAGACGAGGAAGTAATGGCTATGGAAAAAAAGGTGGTCGAGCCATACTCGAGATGGAGATTGTTGTTCGACGGATCAGTCAACTACAAAGGTTCTGGCATTGGAGCGGTGTCTATCAGAAACAGGACAACACTATCTGATGGCTGCAAAActcaacttcagatgtaccaacCACATTGCCGAGTACGAAGCATGTATTCTCGACCTCAGAATGGTATTAGACATGAATATACGAGAGTTGTTGGTAATCAGAGATTTTGACTTGCTTATCAATCAAGAGAAAGGAAATTAGGCGACCAAGAATGACAGGATACCACCGTATGTGAATATGGTACGGAGACTGTGCGGGAGATTTAAACGCATCGACTTTAGGCATACTCTGAGGGCTCGGAACGAGTTCGCTGACGCCTTGGCTACAATAGCCTCCATGATTCACCACCCCGAGAGTACTCAAATTGATCCGCTGGAGATCACTCTGAAGGAAGAACAGGCTCACTGCGCCCACATCCAGGCCGAGCCAGATGGCAAACCATGGTACACCGATATAGAGGCATTTCTAAAAAAAGGAGAGTACCCTCCAGAAAGctcaaaaaatcaaaagaaaactaTGAGGAGATTAGCTAATGGCTTCTTCCTGAATAAACAAGTGTTATATAAGAGGACACCTAACCTCAGGTTACTCAGATGTGTGGACGCTGAGGATACACGCAGGGACCTGCGGACCTTATATGAATGGATTCATCGTGGCCAATACGATCTTCAGAACATGatactactggatgaccatggagcacgATTGCTACAAATTCTTGCAAAAATGCCATCAATGCCAAATTCACAGAGACTTGATTAGGGTCCCTTCCACAGAGCTGCATGTCATGAGCTCACCCTGGCCGTTCGTGGCATGGGGGATGGACGTCATCGGATCCATCGAGCCGTCAGAATCCGATGGACATCGCTTCATTTtagtcgccatagactacttTATCAAAGGGGTGGAAGAAACTTCTCACAAATCGCTGACCAAGAAGGTCGTGGCTGACTTCGTCAAGAACAATATCATATGCCATTTTGGTGTGCCCGAGTCCATCATTACGGACAACGGAGCCAATCTGAATAGCCATCTGATGAAAGACATTTGCGAGTAGTTCCAAATAACTCACAGGAACTCAACTGCCTATaggccacagatgaatggagaCGTAGAGACTGCCAACAAAAACATCGAGAGAATGCTGTAGAaaatgattgataactacaagaATTGGCATGAGCGACTTCCCTATGCTTTGTTGGGATACAGAATTACAACCCGGACATCCACCGGAGCTGCCCCTTACCTCCTTGTTTACGGTACGGAAGCGGTTATACCCATAGAAGTAGAAATTCCCTCATTGAGGATTATTCGAGAAGCAGAATTAAACAATGCAGAACGGGTTAGAAATCATTACGAGCAACTGGCCATCATAGATGAAAAGAGAATGGTAGCAATATGCCATAGACAACTATACAGACAGAGAATATCTCGTGCTTTCAACAAGCGGGTCAGAGCCCGACTTTTTCAAATTGGACAACTCGTACTCAAGCAAGTCTTCCCTCATTAGGATCAATACAAAGGCAAATTTGCACCAAATTGGCAAGGACCATACATAGTCCGAAAAGTGCTTTCAGGAGGAGCCGTAGTCTTAGCCGAGATAAATGGACAAGAATGGCccaaagctatcaatgcagacgcactcaagagatactacgtctaAGATTTCAATTGCTTGTAATCGCATTATCATTTCCTTCTAATCGTACCTTTTGCTTGTCATCGTACCTTTGTATTAGAATAGGAAAAAACAACCATCTTTGTAAAATGAACTACACAATAACCTGACTTCCCCATAGTGGGATACGTCGGCAGTCCGTATCGGACCCGGTCACATTATTATTAAAAAgccaaaactcaattactttattctgaactacgttcgacctgattcttgGTGCGACAGGATACATAGGAACTTTCGAGCTCGGTTGtcacaaaagaaaaacccaaaaaaCCCTTAGGAAACCTCAAAGACACAAAAATCAGAAAAAAGCAGCAAAATCCCTGTACAAGAATCGACGCAAGAGTCAGCCAACGTCAACCTTAAACTGGGGCGGAATTTTTTAggagacctcaaaaattcctgtcaaaataatcaacaaagaaaatgacaTACCCAGGCCTTACACTGGGGAATAATTTTTTAGGAGACCTCAAATATTCCTACACA
Protein-coding sequences here:
- the LOC132620004 gene encoding uncharacterized protein LOC132620004; its protein translation is MVRRLCGRFKRIDFRHTLRARNEFADALATIASMIHHPESTQIDPLEITLKEEQAHCAHIQAEPDGKPWYTDIEAFLKKGEYPPESSKNQKKTMRRLANGFFLNKQVLYKRTPNLRLLRCVDAEDTRRDLRTLYEWIHRGQYDLQNMILLDDHGARLLQILAKMPSMPNSQRLD